From Juglans regia cultivar Chandler chromosome 6, Walnut 2.0, whole genome shotgun sequence, the proteins below share one genomic window:
- the LOC108989513 gene encoding AP2-like ethylene-responsive transcription factor At1g16060: MAKLSLQNQRKNANISSTNNVNNAIKKVKRTRRSVPRDSPPQRSSIYRGVTRHRWTGRYEAHLWDKNCWNESQNKKGRQVYLGAYDDEDAAAHAYDLAALKYWGQETILNFPLSTYEKELHEMEGLSREEYIGSLRRKSSGFSRGVSKYRGVARHHHNGRWEARIGRVFGNKYLYLGTYATQEEAAAAYDMAAIEYRGLNAVTNFDLSRYIKWLKPDSTNNDLNDDLYNPCVDIINPNVDANTLTSNPNQELGLSFFMNNQQTYNSGDDQTSTLQLNQPKPANTATSALGLLLQSSKFREMMEMTSMADYPSMPSDQSNFTQCTSFPEDIQTYFDQSHDHSGTIVFGEGDSNIFNDLNTLLPPIFHSDDFDA; this comes from the exons ATGGCTAAATTATCACTGCAAAACCAGAGAAAAAATGCAAACATCAGCAGTACTAATAATGTCAATAACGCCATCAAAAAGGTGAAACGAACAAGGAGAAGTGTGCCAAGAGACTCTCCTCCTCAACGTAGCTCCATATATCGAGGGGTTACTAG GCATCGCTGGACAGGCAGATATGAAGCTCATTTGTGGGATAAGAACTGTTGGAATGAATCCCAGAACAAGAAAGGACGGCAAG TCTACCTGG GTGcctatgatgatgaagatgcaGCAGCACATGCTTATGACCTAGCAGCACTGAAATATTGGGGTCAAGAAACCATTCTCAACTTTCCg TTATCAACGTACGAGAAAGAACTGCATGAAATGGAAGGTCTGTCAAGAGAAGAATATATTGGATCATTACGAAG GAAAAGCAGTGGTTTTTCTCGAGGAGTTTCGAAATATAGAGGTGTTGCAAG ACATCATCACAATGGAAGATGGGAAGCTCGGATTGGCAGGGTCTTCGGAAACAAATATCTCTATCTTGGGACATAtg CTACCCAAGAAGAAGCTGCTGCTGCATATGATATGGCAGCAATAGAATATCGTGGGCTCAATGCAGTCACCAACTTCGATCTCAGTCGTTATATCAAATGGCTTAAACCTGACAGTACTAATAATGATCTTAACGATGACTTATACAATCCCTGTGTGGATATCATCAACCCTAATGTGGATGCTAATACTTTGACATCAAACCCTAATCAAGAACTTGGTTTAAGTTTCTTCATGAACAACCAACAAACATACAACTCAGGAGATGATCAGACGTCGACCTTGCAGTTGAATCAGCCAAAGCCAGCCAATACTGCCACATCGGCACTAGGGCTTCTTCTTCAGTCCTCAAAGTTTAGGGAAATGATGGAGATGACATCAATGGCTGACTACCCATCAATGCCATCGGATCAATCTAATTTTACACAGTGCACGTCGTTTCCTGAGGACATTCAAACATACTTCGATCAGTCCCATGATCACTCTGGTACTATTGTTTTTGGTGAAGGAGACAGTAATATCTTCAATGACCTTAACACACTTCTGCCCCCAATATTTCACAGTGATGATTTTGATGCTTAG